A window of Magallana gigas chromosome 8, xbMagGiga1.1, whole genome shotgun sequence genomic DNA:
ATTGGTAGGTGGTCACTGTGGGAGGGTAGTTGACTACCCTGGTGGTGAACTGACGACGCGGAAGATACCTAATCCTTCGTTGAACAGACGAGTACCCGGGTAGAGTGTAAGTACTCCTGTAGCGCCTCATATATCCTAGGCCACCGTCAAGACCATAGTCATCGGAATAACCTGCCCCAGCGCTAGAAAGACCGGAGTAAGGTGTTGTATCGACAAAGGAACTGGTAGCCGAGAAGCCGGACCCTAGGGCACCGTCTAATCCTATACCAGCACCAGCACCAGCACCAAGCTCGGCGGATGAGAATCGTCTGTTGTATAAGTCGGTGTATGTGGGAGATGTCGACTGATAGGACGCATAGACGGAAGATCTACCTCCTGTTGAAAGGGGTCCGTAGTAGGTACTTGGATAGATAGAAGAACTTCCTGTCAGTAGAGAACCCGATGAAGCTGAAAACCCACCATCTAGACCACCGAAATCACCAAACCCAGTCCCGCGGGGTCCATTAATATAGCTTTCATCATATAATCGATCTACTCCAAGTCCAGCAGTCGAGAGACCTGATCCACCGATTTCGACTCCAGCGGTTCCAAAGCCACTTAGTCCAGATCCACTTAGCCCAGTATCATATGGCCCCGGTCCATCTAATTCAGGTCCATAGGGTCCGGATCCACCATCTGGCCCTAGACCATAGGGTCCAGGTCCGTCTCTTGGTCCATAGGGTCCGGAGCCACCATCTGGCCCTAGACCATAGGGTCCCGGTCCGTCTCCTGGTACATAGGGTCCGGATCCACCATCTGGCCCCAGACCATAGGGTCCAGGTCCGTCTCCTGGTCCATAGGGCCCAGGTCCATATGGTCCGGGTCCATCTCCTATAGGTCCTAGATCATAGGGTCCAGGTCCGCCTGTTTCAGGCCCATATGGCCCCGGAAACGAAGTAGAGCCTACAAGGGGAACGGCTGCATCTGGTAAATCGGATGTATCCACACCGCCGTACAATTCCTCGTAAGTAATAGATGGCCTCCCAGTAGCTACAGAGCTTCTGACGAAGGTATTGTCCAGACCCAGAGAGGAGTCCCCACCGATACCGTAGAAGCGCCTGCTCAATGTTGTGGATGTTAAGGCCCCGACGTCATGGACCGAGTACACTCGGATGCCTCGGGCTCTTAGTATTCTGGCCACAATATCCGAGTATTGATTGTGATAACGGGGGATGAAGCGTGTCCCCAAGTTGATGACCTCGGGAGGGTTGCCGCAAACCGACGCTACTAGGAGTAGCACACAGAACCACAGTAACGACATCTGAAGAGAGAAAATGTTAGTGAAATTACAAAGGGTTTTATAGCATATCCAGTGATAACAGACAACAGTCTCGAACCCTTCCATCCCCATTTCTTTCTAGAATATGAAAAGGTGTCTGAGTGCATTGTTTGTCATGGGTATATATTGTTTTCCTTAATTCCTTCATATCTTATCATGTACACATCAGCTTTTGCATTAAGGTCCACCAAATCTATTCATTGGAAGGAAAGGGTCACAAACCAGACTGAAAGTTACTGTTACAAGGTGTGCAAAATTATCGATTATGcctgtattataataaataacgaTCCAAGCTATCAAATCAGAATATGTCATATAGTTACTCactcttgttttaaaattgttaaaggCATGGTAgattttctataatttatttaatttattgtgtAAAAAGGGGCATCTTTCATATGTTAAAGGATTATCATCcttttgaaatatatcaaactacatgtatatatcatatgtACAAATCAACTAATATAGCTGGATGGAAGACTGTCCGTCAAAGTTTAAAGTTAAAGCAGATCATGCAATTATTTTCATCAAACTCTAGAAAAGCTTCATCAAcacatttataaacaaaacgTGAGGTACTCGATCGTGTTTTCTTGATAAGGCAAAATAAAAGAttgtagcaaattttaaaatgcttctatttatcaaaagaaacatattttacaTCCATGTATAAACATGGTGCCCCagcaaaattcatttttcagaGACAATCAGAAAAATGTTAAATCAAGATAATTAATATTTCTCAATTATTATAAAGCAAATCGTGACTTAATTTATCGCTGAACTACCAATTGGGGAGGGGATTTAGCCGCCGAATTCTCactattttttttggggggggggagggctaGCGATCAGATATGAAATCCGTTGATAATACAActtacaaataatgttttcttaTAAACGAAGGTAAATTGCATGTAATGTACGTCACGTCGAACACGCTTACGGAAAACTATGTCACGTGATATACACGTGGCACATACGAGTAACATTGTAAAAGGTTAACAGTATTTTAAAAGGCTTCCATATATGGGGCGATGCTTAACGTCTGCAGAGATGGAATGTAAGCAGTGTAACCCCAAtcataaataactttttttaatctcccatgaaaatgatttttcatgtGGAAGGAAAGGGAATCTATAAGAATGCATATATCAAAAGTTAGGTACACACAGACTAAAAAGAGAAATTCcgaaatttataaatatttttttttccatttttactGGGGGCCCTATGTCACTCCATCCTTATAGTTACTTATTGAtatcataattcaaaattttagttACTTATACTGCAGTCGATAAATGAAGCGTTGTAATACGGAATCTTAGGAAATATATTTGTGTAAAAACTTACCCCCGTGGTTTCGTTAGACAAGGATTACTAACTAATGTGGACAGCAGAAAAGTTCTGGAAAGAGGTTTTATATAGTAGCCACGCCCTCTCAAGAATGACTCGACTGTCATTCATTTGACAGCCTCCAATTATATTGAGTTTCTTCATTTCGAATTTCTTTTAATGCATCGTTTGTTTTTCGTAAAAGGACAATCACTGACCCAGAGATGGTTAATTGGCTAATGTGTTCGGTATATCTTTCTTTCCGAAGCGAAGCATCAATGCCATTAAGAAAAACAGAAAGAGCTAATCCATCAATCGTACCCACCTTGTAATACCGCAATATGTAGAGTACATGATCTGAACATGCAAAAGACTACTATTTTTCATTATCAGTGGGGATGAGCTGTAACGTGTGCAAGAAGACTGTGGAACTGCtaaagatttaagattattcataaaaatacattgcaTAATTCTCAGCTTCAGAGATAACCGGAAGCGGGTCAAATCaactattttgatttatattaattatttcttgTTGATAACAATGTCTATATAACGTATATATAGTGACTTTGtcaaggtatttttttttaaaaattgattcatatcataaaaacaaaGTCACGAGGATGCTTGAACACACGTAAACaattaaaaggaataaaaaaattaccaagaAATGTTATGACGCATATAATTGTGTGTTTAACCTTAAGTTTTAATAGATTTTTagacaaaaatgaatttgataaaaatcacaaaacgtcattttgcatattatttacataatcaaaaggttttgtaattaattaaaatatacagatatatatatatacacttgaGCGTATTCCATCATAATCAAGAAACTTCTCAACCATTGCTAATTTTCTGTAGGAATACGTAACCATATCTATTTTACTCTTTTGACCGACTTTTCCTTACATGCACCCATCCTTTATTTATCATATTGTGGAGGCTTTGTTCCGATTAAAAGTAATCGTTTATATTTTGCACAGTGTCATTAAGTAAATAATCATCAATTAAAAATGCCATTAAGCTCTTTCATGGCCAACGAAACTTTAGATATAAATTTACTTTCATTTAGCACCGATCGTAATTCTACTCATCTATAAATCCATAATCTGGAAACTAAAACCAAAATATTCTTGCATT
This region includes:
- the LOC105330807 gene encoding spidroin-2-like precursor (The RefSeq protein has 12 substitutions, 1 non-frameshifting indel compared to this genomic sequence), which translates into the protein MSLLWFCVLLLVASVCGNPPEVINLGTRFIPRYHNQYSDLVARILRARGIRVYSVHDVGALTSTTLSRRFYGIGGDSSLGLDNTFVRSSVATGRPSITYEELYGGVDTSDLPDAAVPLVGSTSFPGPYGPETGGPGPYDLGPIGDGPGPYGPGPYGPGDGPGPYGLGPDGGSGPYGPGDGPGPYGIGPDGGSGPYGPGDGPGPYGLGPDGGSGPYGPELDGPGPYDAGLSGSGLSGFGTAGVEIGGSGLSTAGLGVDRLYDESYINGPRGTGFGDFGGLDDGFSTSSGSLLTGSSSIYPSTNYGPLSTGGRSSVFTSYQSTSPTYTDLYNRRFSSAELGAGAGIGLDGALGSGFSATSSFVDTTPYSGFSSAGAGYSDDYGLDGGLGYMRRYRRTYTLPGYSSVQRRIRYLPRRQFTTRVVNYPPTVTTYQ